The window AAGAGACGTAGCGGCCGGCAAGCCCGTTGCTCCAGAGAACTGCACAGCTCAGAAcacctccttctcttcctcctctaatgGTGATGTCGTCGGATCAGCTACAGCAGTGAAGCTACGACGCTGCTCTTCAGTATTGCATCTCGACAAGCCCATCAAAAGACAAAGGCTGCCTGAGAGGCCATACGAAGCACGGTCACAAGCGAAGCAAGTCTTCAGAGGTAAAGTAAGGAGGTATAAGTTGCTGGAAGATGTCTCTAGCTGAGTATGCGCTTCAGACG of the Musa acuminata AAA Group cultivar baxijiao chromosome BXJ2-10, Cavendish_Baxijiao_AAA, whole genome shotgun sequence genome contains:
- the LOC135581240 gene encoding uncharacterized protein LOC135581240; its protein translation is MGGDGGCSPPSSPVCSMCGDRGLPEELFRCKTCHVRFQHKYCSNLYPKAEAYRACNWCLRDVAAGKPVAPENCTAQNTSFSSSSNGDVVGSATAVKLRRCSSVLHLDKPIKRQRLPERPYEARSQAKQVFRGKVRRYKLLEDVSS